The genomic interval AAGCTAGATGTAAACCCCCAGGCTGTTAAAAATCAAAACCACTATGTTAACGATAGGCTTCAAAAGCAGTCGAAAAAATTGATAGCTTACATACCCAAGCGGGTGGATGAAATTTACGCGATCGAGCTTGGTTCCCTTGGTTCGGGACATGCTCAGATCATGGGGAATACACATGCATTAGTTGGAGATTCGATCATAGAGGAACTAACGTTTCTGCAGGCTTTGCGATTTACAAATGACCTAGTACAGAATTGGCTTGGTGATGGGAAAGAGGCGCTTTGGCCGCATATTCAAACATTGAAAACACCTGGAGAAATCCTGAAAAAAATAGAAGAAAAAATCTGTAACTGGGAAAATATCCAAGATACAGATTTACATATGGTTGATTCTGATTCCTATGCTTTATCTCCTGGCTATACACTTGCACGAACAAAAGCCCTCTTTTCTTTGAAGCCTCAGCGCAAAAAATACATGTTTTCACGTGCGTTCATTAAACAGATTCGAGTGTTGGATTTGCTGATTAATAGAGCGTTGTTTGATGCACTTGCGCTCTGTGAGGATTGCCAGGTTGGTCTGAGAGCTATGCTTGTGGGGCAGGCAAGTTGGCTCACATTACGGGGAGAGTTAATGGATCTTTATGAATGTGTTGGTGTTTCTCAAGAGATTGCTGCTTTAAGACTTGTCTGTTTGTGTCTCGATCGACTCTACTACTATCGAAAGTTTGTGAAATATTTTCGTGAGAAAGACTCTTATCACAGGTGCTTGCAGCCCCCTCCCTATCTCTATGCAACTATGCTGGACTGTGACGCCGTTGTGCGATGCCAGAATATACTAAGCAAAAAAGCCAAATCCAAAGCAAAATAATGCGGGTGTCTGTAAGCCGGGTTCTGTCATACGTGCGTACGCACGCGAGGCAACGATTCATCTACGAGACATGTTGCCATGCCCCTCTAGCAACCTACCCGCTTTTCATCAGTCGGAAATACTGGCCACTTTCGTGGCATAAAAAGCCTATTTGGTCTTGCTCCCGGTGGGGTTTACCCTGCCTGTCATGTTACCACGACAGCGGTGCGCTCTTACCGCACCATTTCACCCTTACCACATGCGTGGCGGTATATTTTCTGTGGCACTTTCCCTGAAGTTTCCCCCGCCGGGTGTTACCCGGCACCGTTTTCCATGGAGCCCGGACTTTCCTCGTATTGCACAATACGCCGTTGCCCGACACCCACACTATTGTTAGATATAAGCGCTCCTCTCTGAGGGGTCAAGGGTGCTATGGCTGGTGGTGCGTGAAATATTTTGCTATACAAGAAGAATATCATTTGTTTGTATCCATGCGTAGTTGGTTTTTTTCATGTGTATTTTTCACTACACAGCTAGCGGCTAACTTAACGGTTGTTAGTTATGCGCCGATAGTTGAAAAAGTAGCACCAGCAGTTGTCAACATCTATACAACGCGCGTGGTTGAAAAAACCACCGGTCTTTTTTCTGGATTTTTTGGGGAAGTTTTTGGTCCGCAACAACGGGTACGTGGTATTCAGCGCTCATTAGGGTCTGGTGTGATTGTGCGCTCGAATGGCACGATTATCACGAATGCCCATGTGGTCAAAAATGCGGGCTCTATCATGGTTGTTTTTGAAGATGGTACAGAACAAGAGGCTGATTTGGTTGTGTCCGATGAGCGCTTTGATCTTGCGGCACTCAAGCTGAAACTATCAACAAAGAAACTTTATCCGTATCTTGAAATTGCCCCCGTTGATACTTTGCGTGTGGGAGATGGTGTTTTGGCTGTGGGGAATCCCCGCGGTCTCAATCACACAGTGACAGCAGGCATTGTTTCTGCCCTTGGTCGTACGGAAGTGCGCCCCAATGACTTTCGCAATCTTATTCAAGCGGACTTATCCTTGGCACAAGGAAGCTCTGGCGGAGCCCTTATTACGCTTGAGGGAAAGCTTGCCGGTATTAATACAGCTATCCTTGCCGATGGTATTGCGGCCCCTGCTGGTTTTGCGATACCGGCGGAACTCATCGTGCACATCTTGCGCGCTGTGGATCATGATGGGAAAATTACATACCCGTTTGATGGTATTTCAGGTCAACCAGTGACCACAGAAATGCAAAAAGCCATGGGGCTTCCCACACGGATGGGGGCGTTAGTAAAAGCAGTCTACAAAGGATCTCCCGCAGAAAAGGCGGGAATTCGCCGTGGGGATATCCTTATGCACATTGATGGTCACGCGCTGAAAACGCCTGCGTCCCATCAGTTTTGTCTTTTCCGCAATCATGCGCGCGCAACACTTGCTTACGGATATATCCGCGATAACAAAACATATACCACAAAAGTAACACTTACATCAGCTCCCGAGTCATCTCAGAAGCCTTATACAATAACTGATGACCCTCTTCTTGAGGGGGCCACAGTTGAAGAACTATCCCCAGCTCTTAACTTTTCCCAAGATCGTGATATCATGGTTCAAGGTGTTGCTATTATTGCTATTGCGCCTCACAGCCACGCTCACCGTGTAGGCTTTCGCGTGCATGATGTCCTTCTAACGATCAACGGTAAATCAGTTACGGGGATTAGCCAGTTAAAAAAAAGCCTTGCACAAAAAGTAACTGATCTTCGTATCCAGCGTGGCGAAAATATGATTCGTCTCGCCGCAGGAGGGGAATAGTCTATGTCTCTTATCATTTGCGGTGCTGGCCGCGTAGGATATTACTTGACGCGCTATCTCTCCAAGGCTGGTTATGCTGTAACGGTTATTGACAGTGATCCAGATATAATCCGTGATATTTCTGAGGAATTGGATGTTCAGGCGGTATGTGGGCGTGCATCACACCCCAGTGTATTGGTGCGTGCTGGTGCAGAATCTGCTGATGTTATTTTGGCCCTAACACAGATTGATGAAATGAACATGGCTATTTGTGAGGTTGTTCATGCTTTGTTCCCCCCCAAAAAGAAAGTTGCACGGATTCGTAATCATGCCTATTTAATGCCTCGATGGTCGCATCTTTTTGATGCAGGAAACCTCTCGATTGATCATGTTATTTCCCCTGAATTAGAGGTCGCAGAGTCCATTAACGAAAGTTTACGTATCCCGGGCTCATTTTCTGCACAAAAAATGGCTTCAGGACAAGTCTACATTATTGGTGCCCGGTGTCGGGCAAATTCTCCCATTGTGAACACGCCTCTTTCACATATTATTCATTTGTTTCCGCAACTTGACGCCACTGTTCTTGGTATTTTACGTAAAGGTCAGGCACACATTCCTAAGAGTGACGATGTTATTCTTGAGGATGACGATATATATGTTTGCATTCCCGCCAGCCAAACAAGCCTTTTGATGCGTGCATTTGGTCTTGAGAACCAAGACTCTCAGCGCCTTATTATTTTGGGTGGGGGGCAGATTGGTTATAATTTAGCCCGTATTGTGGAAAAAGATTCCAACTTTGTTGATGTGCGAATCATCGAGAGAGATATGGTTCGCGCACAGTATGTTTCTGAAGAGCTTTCCGATGCTACGGTTATTTGTGGCGATGCTCTGGATGCAGAGATAATAGAAGAGGCTGGAACATCCCAGGCTGATCTTGTTGTTGCGCTTACCCAAGATGATCGTGTCAATGCGCTGGCGGGGCTGTTGGCAAAAAACCACGGCGCACACAAAGTGTTGTCGCTCATCAATAACGAAGCCTATGCTCCCCTTGTGCCCCGTCTTGGCATTGATGGTGTCATCAATCCTCGGGCTGTAACGCTTTCGCGGGTTATGGAGGCCTTGAAAGGAGAGGCCATCAACCAAGTCTATTCCTTGAATGAAAACTTAGGGGAAGTTTTGGAGGTGCGTATTGCTGAATCAACAGCACTTATAGGCCAATCTGTGGGTGATATTCATCGTGGGTATGGGGTAAGAATAGGGTGTCTTTTGCGTGCTGAGGGGTTCGTTTATCCATCAGATGCTACGATACTGCGTTCCGGAGACAGAGTTATTATGCTTGTTCCCCTTTCATTGCGTCAAAAAATCCATGTGGCACTAGGGATGACCTTATAAATAGCCTGAGAAGGTCTTGAACGCATGTTGCGAGAATAGAAGATCTCGTGTATGTAAAGCTATTGTCTTATACAAAGAAAGATTGATGATGAAACGATTCTACACTCTTGCAAGAATGGTGATTCTTGGGTTCTTCGCCAGCAACCTCCTTAATGCAACCCCTATCGATCAAACGAACCGCACTGATGTTGCTAAGGCTATGTATGCTGTAGCAAAAGAACTAAACAGTGCTCCGCAACAATCGCTTCCCGATCCCTATACGGGACAGAAAAATGCTTTTAATCCAGGAGTCTCTCGATCGATGAAGGTGGACGGACTGGACTTTTTTGAGATGCACACGCTACATTTGACGAGCTACCATCTGCCACCAAGCGCGATGGTTCCCAAGGTGTGGCTTAGTCTTAAGACGCAGGAGTTTTTTAAGGCTCCCACGCATGTTCCTGTGATTATGGTAACACCAACAAAGTACGACACCTCAGGTTCTACGCACTATCCTCTGGCTGTATTGAGTCATGGCAGTGGTGGAAGTCTACACCTGCAACTATGGTATGCGCAGATCTTGGCACAGCGTGGGTATGTTGTTGCTGTGATTGATCACTTTGCCGCTAAGGGGCGTCAATGCAACCCCATGGACATTAAAACGTTTCACATTGAATCAAATGCCATGGATATCGTGCGGGTTGTTGATTACATGAAAAAACAACCCTATATTGATGAGAAGAATGTTTTTGTTATAGGGTGGTCTTTAGGGGGAATGGCTGTTGAAATGAGCGCACGTGCCTCTTTCGTTAATGCTGTTGCGCCTCACGTGTCATACAATGCGGCAATCTGTTTTTATCCACAAATTGTTGTCCAAGAAATGCTTCCCATCCATAAAAGCAAGCTCTTTTTCATTCTTGCTGGCGCTGATGACTATACGCCGGCGCACAATATTTATAACTATGTGGCGCGTATGAAAAAACTTCCTGGCCAAAAGCATCACCACGTTCGTGTGGTCGAGGCAAAGGGTGCCCATCATAGTTTTGACCGCATTAATTTCACCCCATTTTGGAGTTATTGGTCCCAGGTCTTATACAACTGGTCCGCATACCAGGGATTGGGACGAGGACTTATTAATCCGCTGGGTCGCTTTATTGCTGATAAGGTGTTTGGTGATTATGCTTACTATAAGCTACAAACATTCAAGCATGGTCAAATTTTGATCGATACACAAAACCCTCTGCGTGGATTCGCACCCCTTGATGCTGTGCATAAAAATGATATGGAGGCAGAGATCTCTCATGACTTCAAACCATGGGATGAATTTATGACCTATTTTCAAGCTCACGTCAGTCATGGCGCCAGTCTACAACCGGACCCACAGGCGCAAAAGTGGGCCTTGGATCAGCTCCTTGGGTATTTGGATAAACACATGGTTGCATCAGAAGGGGAGCAATGCCCACACTAACACTCACAGACCGTGCTGCTGCTGAAATTCAAAAATCCTTGACCCATGAGCCTACTGGATCATTTCTACGCTTGGAGGTGTTGGGTGGGGGTTGTTCTGGATTTCAGTACCGTTTTCGTTTTGATACCCTCGTACAAGGGGACGATAGGTGTTTTGCGAATGATTCTTTTGGGGTTGCTCTTCATGTAGATCCCTCTTCTTTTACACTTCTCCAGGGTTCAACTGTTGATTATAAAGAAGATCTCATGGGGGCCGCATATGTTGTGATTAACCCCAACGCTGAAGTATCATGTGGGTGTGGAAACTCTTTTTCGCTTTAGCAACAAGAGGATAAAAATGTCTGATAAGACGATAACAGGGAAATGGAATCGTCTTGGAACGTTGGGGCCTTCTTTGGGAAATTTGGCCATGCGCGCCTTCTTAGAAAACTACCTAGGAATCCCCGCAAACCACATACACCATGCAGAAGCCATTAAAAAAGCTCTAGGGTCTCTCAAGGGTCCGATTATGAAAATTGCACAAATGCTAGCTTCTATTCCAGGAGCTGTTCCTGATGAATACAGAGATAGTTTTAGGGAGTTACAAACCAATGCTCCGGCGATGAGTGCCTATTTTGCCTTGCGCCGCATGACGGCAGAACTTGGGCGCTCGCCGCATGATATGTTTCAGTCATTTTCTTCTGAGCCTTTTGCGGCTGCCTCCCTCGGTCAAGTGCACCATGCCAAACATTGTGATGGCACAGACCTTGTGTGTAAAATCCAATATCCTGACATGCACAATACGGTTTGCGCAGATATCGCCCACGTCCACCGCTTTCTCAGCGTATATCAAGGACAAACGCCGGCTCTTGATGTACAAAACGTGGTCAGTGAGCTTGAACAGCGCCTTTACGAAGAACTTGATTATGATCTTGAAGCAAAAAATACGAATCTTTTCGCGCGTATTTTTGCAGCTATGTTGGGTGGTGGTATGCATGTGCGTGTGCCCCGGGTGTATGCTGAATATTCAACCAAAAAACTTTTGACGATGATGCGCTGTTCCGGAACGCCTGTGTACGCAGTTATGGACCAATCTCAGGAGTGGCGTAACGTCTGTGCACAAACATTGTTTCGGGCGTGGTATATTCCTTTTTATACCTGTGGTGTCATTCATGGCGATCCCCATACAGGCAACTACAGTGTTGATCTTTCTACAGACACGCTCAATATCTATGATTTTGGCTGTGTGAGGCGATTTACGCCGCGCTTTGTGATGGGTGTGATTCGTCTGTACCGTGCGTTGCTGAATGACGACAAGGCCGCGTGTGCTGAGGCATATGAGCAATGGGGATTTAAGGGCCTATCACCCGCAGTGATTGAAACACTTAATTTGTGGTCGCGATATGTGTATGCACCGCTTCTTGATGATCGTGTGCGTCCTATTGACGAAGAATACACAAGTACGAAAGGACGGACATTGGCAGCAGCTGTTTTTCAGGAATTGCGGGCACAAGGAGGTGTTTCTCCCCCGCATGAATTTGTTTTTCTCGATCGTGCAACTGTTGGAATGGGTGGTGTTTTTATGACACTGAGAGCCTCTCTTAATTGGCATCAGGAATTTGAAACCCTGATTGCTGGGTTGGATGAAAATATAATACAAGCAAATCAAGAAAAATTCGGAGTTTGGTCATGATGAAGAGTGTTCTTTTTCTTATCTTCACTCTTGTTTTTTCGCCCTCCAAAACAAAGGCAGCCAAAGATGTTTCCGCACAGAAATGGGTAGAAAAAGCCGAACAGTATTTAAACACACACAAGCAGTGGCAAGCATCGTTTCGCCAAGAAAAAACCGGAGAACTTCCGAAAACAGGCATAATATGGGTAACACGTCCAGGGTTGCTGCGTATTGATTACCAATCGCCTGAAATTGAGCACCTTTATATCAATAATAAGTGGGTAACACACGTCAACCCCCGCTTTCAGGAGCTCTCAAACATTCCGATTGATGCGACGCCTGCGGCTTTCTTTCTTAGCAAACACATCAGTCTTTCGGCAAATGTAAGGGTCACAGGAACATCATGCGAAGGAAACGAGGTTGTTTTGCGTGTTGTGGAAAAAGAAGATCCAAACAAGGGGATGGTTTTGTTGATTTTTACTCAAGCGCCGTTTGCGATGAAGGGCTGGGTTATTATCGATGCGGGAAAAAATGTGACACGCATTACTCTGACCACACCCGTGGTAAGGCATGATAAAAAACACGCCTGGTTTATAGAGGAAACATCTTCTGCCCGGGTGAAGCTACGAGATTAACGAGTGGTTACTTAGGGAGATGTGTGTGGTTTTCGTTTGTTTGGGTGTGTTTCAATCATAAAAAACGTAAGCACAATTGCACAACACGTACAAACCCACGCAGGCAAAAAAGCCAAGATATAGGCGGTCCTATCAGGACTTTGGCCACTGCTAAAAACCCCCAATAACCATCCAACAAAAGGCTGGAAGAGAACACCACTTAACACAACAATGGTATTGG from Alphaproteobacteria bacterium carries:
- a CDS encoding AarF/ABC1/UbiB kinase family protein; translation: MSDKTITGKWNRLGTLGPSLGNLAMRAFLENYLGIPANHIHHAEAIKKALGSLKGPIMKIAQMLASIPGAVPDEYRDSFRELQTNAPAMSAYFALRRMTAELGRSPHDMFQSFSSEPFAAASLGQVHHAKHCDGTDLVCKIQYPDMHNTVCADIAHVHRFLSVYQGQTPALDVQNVVSELEQRLYEELDYDLEAKNTNLFARIFAAMLGGGMHVRVPRVYAEYSTKKLLTMMRCSGTPVYAVMDQSQEWRNVCAQTLFRAWYIPFYTCGVIHGDPHTGNYSVDLSTDTLNIYDFGCVRRFTPRFVMGVIRLYRALLNDDKAACAEAYEQWGFKGLSPAVIETLNLWSRYVYAPLLDDRVRPIDEEYTSTKGRTLAAAVFQELRAQGGVSPPHEFVFLDRATVGMGGVFMTLRASLNWHQEFETLIAGLDENIIQANQEKFGVWS
- a CDS encoding trypsin-like peptidase domain-containing protein, whose translation is MRSWFFSCVFFTTQLAANLTVVSYAPIVEKVAPAVVNIYTTRVVEKTTGLFSGFFGEVFGPQQRVRGIQRSLGSGVIVRSNGTIITNAHVVKNAGSIMVVFEDGTEQEADLVVSDERFDLAALKLKLSTKKLYPYLEIAPVDTLRVGDGVLAVGNPRGLNHTVTAGIVSALGRTEVRPNDFRNLIQADLSLAQGSSGGALITLEGKLAGINTAILADGIAAPAGFAIPAELIVHILRAVDHDGKITYPFDGISGQPVTTEMQKAMGLPTRMGALVKAVYKGSPAEKAGIRRGDILMHIDGHALKTPASHQFCLFRNHARATLAYGYIRDNKTYTTKVTLTSAPESSQKPYTITDDPLLEGATVEELSPALNFSQDRDIMVQGVAIIAIAPHSHAHRVGFRVHDVLLTINGKSVTGISQLKKSLAQKVTDLRIQRGENMIRLAAGGE
- a CDS encoding iron-sulfur cluster assembly accessory protein, with protein sequence MPTLTLTDRAAAEIQKSLTHEPTGSFLRLEVLGGGCSGFQYRFRFDTLVQGDDRCFANDSFGVALHVDPSSFTLLQGSTVDYKEDLMGAAYVVINPNAEVSCGCGNSFSL
- a CDS encoding outer membrane lipoprotein carrier protein LolA, which encodes MMKSVLFLIFTLVFSPSKTKAAKDVSAQKWVEKAEQYLNTHKQWQASFRQEKTGELPKTGIIWVTRPGLLRIDYQSPEIEHLYINNKWVTHVNPRFQELSNIPIDATPAAFFLSKHISLSANVRVTGTSCEGNEVVLRVVEKEDPNKGMVLLIFTQAPFAMKGWVIIDAGKNVTRITLTTPVVRHDKKHAWFIEETSSARVKLRD
- the trkA gene encoding Trk system potassium transporter TrkA: MSLIICGAGRVGYYLTRYLSKAGYAVTVIDSDPDIIRDISEELDVQAVCGRASHPSVLVRAGAESADVILALTQIDEMNMAICEVVHALFPPKKKVARIRNHAYLMPRWSHLFDAGNLSIDHVISPELEVAESINESLRIPGSFSAQKMASGQVYIIGARCRANSPIVNTPLSHIIHLFPQLDATVLGILRKGQAHIPKSDDVILEDDDIYVCIPASQTSLLMRAFGLENQDSQRLIILGGGQIGYNLARIVEKDSNFVDVRIIERDMVRAQYVSEELSDATVICGDALDAEIIEEAGTSQADLVVALTQDDRVNALAGLLAKNHGAHKVLSLINNEAYAPLVPRLGIDGVINPRAVTLSRVMEALKGEAINQVYSLNENLGEVLEVRIAESTALIGQSVGDIHRGYGVRIGCLLRAEGFVYPSDATILRSGDRVIMLVPLSLRQKIHVALGMTL
- a CDS encoding prolyl oligopeptidase family serine peptidase, producing the protein MMKRFYTLARMVILGFFASNLLNATPIDQTNRTDVAKAMYAVAKELNSAPQQSLPDPYTGQKNAFNPGVSRSMKVDGLDFFEMHTLHLTSYHLPPSAMVPKVWLSLKTQEFFKAPTHVPVIMVTPTKYDTSGSTHYPLAVLSHGSGGSLHLQLWYAQILAQRGYVVAVIDHFAAKGRQCNPMDIKTFHIESNAMDIVRVVDYMKKQPYIDEKNVFVIGWSLGGMAVEMSARASFVNAVAPHVSYNAAICFYPQIVVQEMLPIHKSKLFFILAGADDYTPAHNIYNYVARMKKLPGQKHHHVRVVEAKGAHHSFDRINFTPFWSYWSQVLYNWSAYQGLGRGLINPLGRFIADKVFGDYAYYKLQTFKHGQILIDTQNPLRGFAPLDAVHKNDMEAEISHDFKPWDEFMTYFQAHVSHGASLQPDPQAQKWALDQLLGYLDKHMVASEGEQCPH